From the Chondrinema litorale genome, the window TGGCTATGGGGAGTTGGCCCCCACATTTAGTGCTGTGGATTTAGAGGGAAATAAAGTCCGGCTGGAAGATTTTAAAGGCGAAAAGGTATGGCTGGATTTTTCTGTAATATCCTGCGGAGGTTGTAAATTGACTTTGGATTATATCAATAAAGATGATTTTGAGCTTACAGAAAAAGTAAAGTTCCTTTATATTAATATTGAAGATGGAGAAGAAAGAATGAAATCTTATATGGAAAAATTTTCGATTCCTTTTCCTGTAATTGCTAGTGCTTCAGAAATTGGAAAAGAATATGGTGTTAATTCTTTCCCTAGTTTTTTCCTGATTGATGAGCAAGGGAAGATAGAAGAAATTCATAGCGGTTACTCAAAAGAATTTATAGATCGATTCAGAAAATAAAATCATAGTAATATAGTCATTCTGTTCTAAAAAAAGGACTAACTTTTTTTTCAGTTTCGTCCATGATGTAAAACGGAAAATATAAAATTTATTCTTTCTTAAATCGAGCTTAGTTTTTTTACATAAAGGCACATTATTTACATTCTAAGTGCAAAAGAAGCACTGAAAACTAAGGAATTAGATGTACGAAAATTACTTATGAAAATCAATTTAGCTATATTCATTCTAAAAATATATTAAAATTTATAATTTGGGGAGAATCAATTTTTTTTAGAATGCTAACGCCAAAAATACTCATTGTAGAAGACGAACCAATTATAGCTCAAGACTTAAAAGAATGTTTAATTGATCAAGATTATGAGGTAATAAATATTGCCAAATCATATATAGAAGCAATTAGTTATATAGAAAAAGAAATACCTAGTATTGTCTTAATTGATATTATACTGAAAGGTGAACAAGATGGGATAGAGGTAGCCAAGTATATCAGGCAAACTTTAAACACAGCTATTATTTTTATTACTTCTCATTCTGATAGAGCAATTGTTAAGAGAGCTACTGCTTTAAAACCTGATGGATATTTAGTGAAGCCTTTTAAAGAAGAGGATATTTATACCTCAATTGAGACAGCTTTGAGCCATTATCAAACTGAAAAAAGTAGTATTACATCACCCATTATTGAAGAATTAAAAGATTTTATTTTTATAAGAGATAAAGGGAAGATGATTAAACTATTTCATAAAGATATTAATTGGATAAAAGCAGATGGAAATTATACCGAAATCCATACTATTTCTAAAAAATACGTGGTTAGAAGTATTTTGAAAGATGTAAGTAAACAGATTCCATCTAAACAGTTTATGCGAGTGCACAAATCATATATTGTAAATTTGAGCAACGTAGAAACTATAAAAAACAATAAAATTATTATGTCGGGAAATGAAATACCTATTGCTCGTTCCATGTACGAACAATTAGTATCTAAATTAAACTTATTGGGACATTAATATTATCAATAAATTCTTTATGTATACAAGAACTAAAAATTGTAGGTATATCATATTTGAAATTATAGTAGTTTTACTTTTCTCTGGAGTTTTACCACAGTTATCTTTTGCTGAATCTCCTGAGATTATCTTACACTCAGATAATACGAACTATACAGATTTAGAAAAAGAATTCTATTTTTTTACTGATACGACTTCTAAATTGAATTGGAAGACAATTAGAGAAATGACAAATGAGTTTGAGGCACTCAGAGATAAAGGTCCCTTTTTTTCAAAAGAAAATGTTTATTGGGCGAAGTGTCATATCAAAAATAATAATAAGTTGGTAAGTGATTGGGTGCTAATATCTGGGGCAAAGAGAAATTTGAGTATAGTTGATGTATATATAGTATATGAAGATGGTAGTTGGGAGCACAAAAAAACTGGGCAGTATAGAAAAATTTCAGAAAGGGATGTAAAGCATGGAGTCGAAAGTACTGTTAGATTAAATCTTTCTTTTCAACAAAGTGTATCTGTATTTATTAGGGCTGAGGTTAAAGATCGCGAAGGATATCTTTGGAGGTTTAATATCAAACCTTATTCAGCTTATATGGAAATGTTGTTAGATCGTAATGTAATACAAGGGTCACTAATAACATTTTTTTTCCTCTTATCTTTATTTGGTTTTATTCTGTACTTTTTGATAGGAGAGAAGTCCTATCTATATTATGGATTAGCTACTTCATGTAATGGAATTTTCTTTTTTGGAGATTATAATTTTCTACAAGAGTATTTTTTTGTAAATCATCCTCAATGGTTTCAATGGATTTGGCCTTTAGACACATGTCTCACTATTGTCTTTTATATTCAGTTTATTAATCATTTTCTAAAAATAAAGGAGAGCCTTCCTAAAACATATTTTATTACAAAGCTTTTTATCTGGATTGCACTAGCCTTTACTGCATTTCTTCAAATAGTCTTAATTTACACAAGGAATGCAATCTTAATTGTAGAGTTGTGGTACTACAGAACTTTTTTCTTAGATGTTGTAGTAATTGTAGTCATACTTTTTAGCATTTTAAAGCTCAAAAACCCACTAAAAAAATATATTGTAATATCTAATATCATCTATATTGGAGGCTTATTTATTGACCTTAATCAAATATTGACAGAAGAAAGTTTAATACATACTCATCTTGAAATAGCTGTTCTTTTAGAATGTTCTGTGTTTGCCATAGGTATTGGCCATAAGGTGCGGTTAATTTATCAACAACAAGACGAAATGAGAGAGTCTTATATCCATCAATTAAAAATTAACCAAGAAATACAACGAAAAGCAAATAGTGAACTGGAATTAAAAGTAGCAGAACGAACAGTAGAGATAAAACAGCAGCAAGAGAAACTTTTTTCTAAGAATAAACATCTAGAAGTATTAGTTAAAGAAATTCATCACAGAGTTAAAAATAACTTGCAGTTGATTTCTAGTCTGCTAAATATGCAAAAGAGAAGGTTAGCAGAACCTGCAGCAATTGCAGCAGTAAAAGATAGTCAAAATCGAGTGCAAGCTATGGCACTGCTCCATCAACATCTTTACCAATTTGAAGAACTTGAACAAGTAAATTTTGAAGTTTACATTCAAGAATTATTTAGAAGCCTAAATCAAATTTATCAAGGCTTTTGTGATAATATAAAATTAAATATTGTAGGTAATATTAACTTAAAAATGGATTTAGCTATTCCAATTGGCTTAATTATTAATGAATTGGTGACAAACTCCATTAAACATGCTTTTGATGAAAATCAAGAAGGCATAATAGAAATACAATTTGGTAGAGAGGCAAATGGTTTTTCCCTTTTTATAAAAGACAATGGTAATAATCCTAATAGAAATTATACTGATAAAAATAATAATCCTACTTTAGGTTTAAAGTTGGTGTCATCATTTCTAGACCATTTACAAGCTACAATGAAAACAGAAGCTCAAAATGGTACTTCCCATTTCATAATCATTCCTCTTGAAACAGTATCAATTAATCCTTAATTTTTTTCATTGGTTTTACCATTCATTTACAAAAATCTGCAGTTCATTTACATTTGATATTTATTCTATTGTAACCCCGTTTCCTCTATACTTTTTAAAATTTAGAATAAATTCTATAATTCGCCAAACAATGAAAAAAACTATTCTGATATTTTTTATATTGATCTCGCAATTAGTTTATGCACAAAATGAAGATAAAGGATTCAGTTTTCAAGGATACGCACGTGATTTTGAAGGAGCAGCACTAAGTAACCAGAATATTACAGTAAAATTTTCTATATACCCAGAAGGACAATCCACCCAATATGAAGAAGAACAAACTGTAAAAACAGATGCCTATGGTGTTTTTCATGCTGTAGTGGGTTCAGTAAAACCGACTGATTTTGAAAAAGTAAATTTTAGTGTTTACAGTTATTGGTTAAAGGTTGAAGTAAGAGCCTATGGTAGTAGTTATGTCGAAATAAGTAATACAGAAT encodes:
- a CDS encoding peroxiredoxin family protein; its protein translation is MAPTFSAVDLEGNKVRLEDFKGEKVWLDFSVISCGGCKLTLDYINKDDFELTEKVKFLYINIEDGEERMKSYMEKFSIPFPVIASASEIGKEYGVNSFPSFFLIDEQGKIEEIHSGYSKEFIDRFRK
- a CDS encoding histidine kinase dimerization/phosphoacceptor domain -containing protein, giving the protein MYTRTKNCRYIIFEIIVVLLFSGVLPQLSFAESPEIILHSDNTNYTDLEKEFYFFTDTTSKLNWKTIREMTNEFEALRDKGPFFSKENVYWAKCHIKNNNKLVSDWVLISGAKRNLSIVDVYIVYEDGSWEHKKTGQYRKISERDVKHGVESTVRLNLSFQQSVSVFIRAEVKDREGYLWRFNIKPYSAYMEMLLDRNVIQGSLITFFFLLSLFGFILYFLIGEKSYLYYGLATSCNGIFFFGDYNFLQEYFFVNHPQWFQWIWPLDTCLTIVFYIQFINHFLKIKESLPKTYFITKLFIWIALAFTAFLQIVLIYTRNAILIVELWYYRTFFLDVVVIVVILFSILKLKNPLKKYIVISNIIYIGGLFIDLNQILTEESLIHTHLEIAVLLECSVFAIGIGHKVRLIYQQQDEMRESYIHQLKINQEIQRKANSELELKVAERTVEIKQQQEKLFSKNKHLEVLVKEIHHRVKNNLQLISSLLNMQKRRLAEPAAIAAVKDSQNRVQAMALLHQHLYQFEELEQVNFEVYIQELFRSLNQIYQGFCDNIKLNIVGNINLKMDLAIPIGLIINELVTNSIKHAFDENQEGIIEIQFGREANGFSLFIKDNGNNPNRNYTDKNNNPTLGLKLVSSFLDHLQATMKTEAQNGTSHFIIIPLETVSINP
- a CDS encoding LytR/AlgR family response regulator transcription factor: MLTPKILIVEDEPIIAQDLKECLIDQDYEVINIAKSYIEAISYIEKEIPSIVLIDIILKGEQDGIEVAKYIRQTLNTAIIFITSHSDRAIVKRATALKPDGYLVKPFKEEDIYTSIETALSHYQTEKSSITSPIIEELKDFIFIRDKGKMIKLFHKDINWIKADGNYTEIHTISKKYVVRSILKDVSKQIPSKQFMRVHKSYIVNLSNVETIKNNKIIMSGNEIPIARSMYEQLVSKLNLLGH